In Mytilus trossulus isolate FHL-02 chromosome 6, PNRI_Mtr1.1.1.hap1, whole genome shotgun sequence, a single window of DNA contains:
- the LOC134722476 gene encoding deoxynucleoside triphosphate triphosphohydrolase SAMHD1-like, with protein sequence MNKSARRNMSKILNDPIHGTIELDPLLIKIIDTPQFQRLRNIKQLGGCYFVYPSASHNRFEHSIGTCFLAGKLACQLQKQLHLDIEKLGEDDDDEKKMYVDKLKEAIMTDDDKLCIEIAGLCHDIGHGPYSHLFDRLFLKAMMEKDQKTKKWTVCFYNFNGYFITSNPKITHTIFVYKIIRKNGFFILHVDNFVFQNEKVDEARYYMYEIVANKRNEIDVDKMDYFARDCHGLGMKSNFDHLRYISQCRVMFSSDKPDETTIAVRDKEEYNLYELFHTRIGLYRRAYFHKATKAVELMLTDVLVKANNHLTFKNNEGKEIQMSTAWNHPEVYEKLTDNVFEAILLKEDPTAEMQKAQKLINNVYKRKLYKLVDETLPVETIKTEEKRMKELLLKTGLTDDDFAVQKVTYSYGKGRDNPITSVYFYSKDNDTDCFPKTKSKKTSLFLPDIFQEEVLRIYSKNSKNCDIINKLKKETTKCLKKVGLDSVNNSAIELKNAATKKATKHKLSAKGKSGPSTRSYKKKKTD encoded by the exons ATGAACAAATCAGCGAGAAGAAATATGTCGAAG ATACTAAACGACCCAATACATGGCACAATCGAGCTAGACCCAttacttataaaaataattgatacacCCCAGTTCCAACGACtgagaaatataaaacaacttGGTGGGTGTTATTTCGTTTATCCATCCGCATCACATAACCGTTTTGAACACAGTATTGG AACATGTTTCTTAGCCGGTAAATTGGCATGTCAGTTGCAGAAACAGCTTCACCTAGACATAGAGAAGTTAGGGGAAGATGACGACgatgaaaagaaaatgtatgtaGATAAACTGAAAGAAGCGATAATGACGGACGATGATAAACTTTGCATAGAGATAGCAGGCTTATGCCATGACATAG gaCACGGACCTTATTCTCACTTGTTCGATCGATTGTTTTTGAAAGCAATGATGGAGAAGGACCAAAAAACGAAGAAGTGGACGgtttgtttttacaattttaatggATATTTCATAACATCAAATCCTAA AATAACACACACGATATTCGTGtacaaaataatcagaaaaaatggTTTCTTTATCCTTCATGTAGACAATTTCGTTTTCCAGAATGAAAAGGTGGATGAAGCAAGATATTACATGTATGAG ATTGTAGCAAACAAGCGAAATGAGATAGATGTTGATAAAATGGATTACTTCGCAAGAGATTGTCATGGACTCGGAATGAAAAGTAACTTTGACCATCTTCGTTACATCAGTCAATGTAGAGTGATGTTCTCCAGTGACAAACCTGATGAAACGACTATTGCTGTTCGAGACAAG GAAGAGTATAATCTGTATGAACTGTTTCATACCAGAATTGGACTTTACAGAAGAGCTTACTTTCATAAAGCTACTAAGGCAGTAGAGTTAAT GTTAACTGACGTTTTAGTAAAAGCCAATAATCACCTCACGTTTAAAAACAATGAAGG aaaagaaatacaGATGAGTACTGCATGGAACCACCCAGAAGTATACGAAAAGCTTACTGATAACGTTTTTGAGGCAATTTTATTGAAAGAGGACCCAACCGCAGAAATGCAAAAAGCACAGAAGTTGATCAACAACGTTTATAAACGCAAACTTTACAAACTTGTCGATGAAACATTACCAGTAGAG ACAATTAAAACAGAAGAGAAAAGAATGAAAGAGCTTTTGCTAAAGACAGGACTCACTGATGATGATTTTGCAGTGCAA AAAGTAACTTATTCATATGGAAAAGGACGAGACAATCCGATTACCTCAGTATATTTCTACTCAAAAGATAATGATACGGACTGTTttccaaaaacaaaatcaaagaag ACCTCATTATTTTTGCCAGACATATTCCAAGAGGAAGTTCTACGCATTTATTCAAAGAATTCAAAGAATTGTGACATCATCAATAAgttgaaaaaagaaacaactaaatgtttgaaaaaggTCGGGTTGGATTCGGTAAACAATTCAGCCATTGAACTGAAAAATGCGGCAACTAAAAAGGCTACTAAACACAAGTTGAGTGCAAAGGGCAAATCTGGTCCTTCTACGAGGtcatacaaaaagaaaaaaacagattaA